The DNA segment CGTTCTGCCGGCTGTTCGGTATGTATCGATAATCGCTTCGTTGACATTGCCATGATCGGCGAGTTCCTCTTTAAACCGGCTGAGCAAAAGAATGCAGTAATCGGTGCCGATACCGAACAAAACCGCCACCAGAAAGATTTGCGTAAACGTGGACAGCGGGAAACCGTACAAATCCACAAGATAAGCGACAATCCGCAAGCTGACCACATAGGTAACGCCCACGGTCAACAGCGGAATAAACGGCGCTACCGGCGAACGGAATACGAGAATCAGCACAAGCAAAATGAATACGACTGTTATCCATTCCGTCCTTTTCAACCCCTGCTCCGAAGACAATACCACATCTTCGTTAACCAGCGACGCCCCGGTTAAATAGTGTTCGACAGGAATATCGGCAAGCGCCTGTTTCAGGCTGTCGCGAATCTCGCTTACTTCCCGCCCGTTCCGGTAAACGGACAGCAAGGTGAGGATCGTTTTGTTATCTTTGGATATCAATTCATCCTTAAGCCGTTCATCCGTCAGGAATGAGGTGATGTCCGCGATGTTCAGTTTG comes from the Bacilli bacterium genome and includes:
- a CDS encoding MMPL family transporter, with protein sequence MNRIVKWRWIIALLWIAVLVGLNVTGPDMGKLVREKGQIRIPDGLSSSIAADLTAKSSPKHSDKMSIVLVFHDQKGITDADMAAIKQELNKLQDEKAKLNIADITSFLTDERLKDELISKDNKTILTLLSVYRNGREVSEIRDSLKQALADIPVEHYLTGASLVNEDVVLSSEQGLKRTEWITVVFILLVLILVFRSPVAPFIPLLTVGVTYVVSLRIVAYLVDLYGFPLSTFTQIFLVAVLFGIGTDYCILLLSRFKEELADHGNVNEAIIDTYRTAGRTVIFSGLAAFAGFASIGLAKFNLYQSAAAVAVGVLVLMVALMTIVPLFMKVLGKRLFWPVRG